A part of Rhodoligotrophos appendicifer genomic DNA contains:
- a CDS encoding phasin family protein — MNMINGVDEIQAFGKENLEASIASATAMTKGMQTIAAECADFSVKAFEHGAQAIDKVMSAKTPEKMFEAQQNFAREAFESYVGQVNKLGEMYMSAARDCYSAFEGKASLFGGKIGR, encoded by the coding sequence ATGAACATGATCAATGGCGTTGACGAGATCCAGGCGTTTGGCAAGGAAAACCTCGAGGCATCCATTGCCAGCGCGACGGCAATGACGAAGGGCATGCAGACGATTGCGGCCGAATGTGCCGATTTCTCTGTGAAGGCCTTCGAGCATGGGGCCCAGGCGATCGACAAGGTGATGTCGGCGAAGACCCCTGAGAAGATGTTTGAAGCTCAGCAGAACTTCGCTCGCGAGGCTTTCGAGTCTTACGTCGGCCAGGTGAACAAGCTCGGCGAAATGTACATGTCTGCCGCGCGCGATTGCTATAGCGCCTTCGAAGGCAAGGCGAGCCTCTTCGGCGGTAAGATCGGTCGCTGA
- the clpS gene encoding ATP-dependent Clp protease adapter ClpS: MANGNNGNREDGQSGVVTRTRTRTKKPSMYKVLLLNDDYTPMEFVVHVLERFFSKGREDATRIMLHVHQKGVGICGVYTYEVAETKVTQVMEFARQHQHPLQCTMEKE, from the coding sequence ATGGCGAATGGAAACAACGGCAATCGAGAAGACGGCCAAAGTGGCGTGGTCACGCGGACGCGAACGCGGACCAAGAAGCCCAGCATGTACAAGGTGCTGCTTCTGAACGATGATTACACGCCGATGGAGTTTGTTGTTCACGTACTTGAACGGTTTTTCAGTAAGGGGCGCGAAGACGCCACGCGGATCATGCTTCACGTTCATCAGAAGGGCGTCGGCATCTGCGGGGTCTACACCTATGAAGTGGCGGAGACGAAAGTGACACAGGTCATGGAGTTTGCACGTCAGCATCAGCACCCCTTACAGTGTACGATGGAAAAGGAGTGA